One part of the uncultured Fibrobacter sp. genome encodes these proteins:
- a CDS encoding MFS transporter → MWKTKGAIRYFLSILAMTFVQMGVFIYAQKILSGSFTNVESGQTWQAFMLQIFFLAPYILMVFFAGFFTNKFSKNKVLAWSALFMTVFVIAQAILVSCNCPRVAFWLSIGLSCGFAVHSAAKYGILKEMFGVRNLSFANAFLQIFGLGGIICASWLAVVGVNLINLESLHSYAAVNFITSKSIVIPWILTGVAVLGTVASFLVPKVKYENPNVNIENVKKHLSLGWRVPTLRASIIALSMFWALAQVFVLMYQDVSGSNDIDTIQNYLAFAIAGLMVGSIIAATKSRDFIETGFIPMGMIGVSVCMFLVPFFVHPVALVVLYSLTGVFGGLFLVPVNALLQYNTRPNNSGSVLALANMIQAIVLIVFLFLFSALVHYTDIEPQRYFLGIAIVSMLVFVWTISNLPQALLRSMLKLVFNRYKIRVLGVQNIPNEGPVLLVGNHHSFVDWAMLQMASPRALCIASNKDHFEKWYLRAVLKRLGMIRIDNNNPKEAMDKIHEALLAGKAVVIFPTGEVSKSPHVEPFTIDYSSAVDDTHAMIIPFYIQGLWGTNYSYSGSDMYGASADRAVTVAFGKAIPANTPPNEVRAIIRRISIDAWKYAVKFVRPIAASWIRTCKRYVKHGPAIYNTDGGHFSGYKLMGAVMAFRGLLKKKLGKDEQNIGIMLPPSPAGVIVNLVLWVMGKTNVNLNYTSSVDNVKFCCERADVKTVISSKQFVQKLKGRGNDYSQIASDKVRILYAEDLMKEIPKAKIAALLVLCILFPAWLITFLFCKRASIDDTAVIVFSSGSEGTPKGVLLSHRNLMGNIQQLACILNVSRGDVMLSELPLFHSFGLTVTTLLNLTEGCPIVAVADPTDVKTMARVCSEFHVTCMVATPTFLRAFTVSRYVHPLVFKYVRVIIAGAEALRPELATAFRLKFGKEIYEGYGCTETAPVASVNTENTLHNDYMTLQVNNKPGTVGPALPGTQFLIVDPETNIPLPTGEAGMILIGGCQVMQGYLKDQERTDSVIVKIDGIRYYRTGDKGYLDEDGFLTIVDRYSRFAKLGGEMISLGAVEKKIQDTPVLEGCDYLITTIPDSAKGEKIVLLYQGEKDPKDVLSELRASGFPPIMLPALAFKVEKVPKLGTGKADFTTAKKLAKELAGVK, encoded by the coding sequence ATGTGGAAAACTAAGGGCGCAATTCGCTACTTTTTGTCCATCCTTGCGATGACTTTTGTTCAGATGGGTGTGTTCATTTACGCCCAGAAGATTTTGTCCGGGTCTTTCACCAACGTAGAATCGGGGCAGACATGGCAAGCGTTCATGCTGCAAATCTTCTTCCTCGCTCCGTACATCTTGATGGTTTTCTTTGCGGGCTTTTTCACCAATAAGTTCTCAAAGAACAAGGTGCTTGCCTGGTCGGCGCTATTCATGACGGTATTCGTGATTGCGCAGGCGATACTCGTTTCTTGCAATTGCCCGCGCGTGGCATTCTGGCTGTCTATTGGCCTGAGCTGTGGCTTTGCGGTGCATAGTGCCGCCAAATATGGTATTCTAAAGGAAATGTTCGGCGTTCGCAACCTGAGTTTTGCGAATGCCTTTTTGCAGATTTTTGGTCTGGGTGGCATCATTTGCGCCTCTTGGCTTGCCGTGGTGGGCGTGAACCTGATTAACCTGGAGTCGCTGCATTCTTATGCGGCCGTGAATTTCATTACCAGCAAGTCCATCGTGATTCCCTGGATTTTGACCGGTGTCGCCGTCCTCGGTACGGTGGCCAGCTTCTTGGTGCCCAAGGTCAAGTACGAAAACCCGAATGTGAATATCGAAAACGTCAAGAAGCACTTGAGCCTGGGTTGGCGCGTGCCGACCTTGCGTGCCTCGATTATTGCCCTTTCGATGTTCTGGGCCTTGGCCCAGGTGTTCGTGCTCATGTATCAGGACGTTTCGGGTTCCAACGATATCGATACGATCCAGAATTACCTGGCATTTGCAATTGCCGGTTTGATGGTGGGCTCCATTATTGCCGCCACCAAATCCCGCGACTTTATTGAAACGGGCTTTATCCCGATGGGCATGATTGGCGTGTCCGTGTGCATGTTCCTGGTGCCGTTCTTTGTGCACCCGGTGGCTCTTGTGGTGCTTTATTCATTGACTGGTGTGTTCGGAGGTCTGTTCTTGGTTCCGGTGAACGCCCTGTTGCAATATAATACGCGCCCGAATAACTCCGGCTCGGTGCTTGCACTTGCAAACATGATTCAGGCAATTGTCCTGATTGTGTTCCTGTTCTTGTTCTCGGCTTTGGTCCATTATACCGATATTGAGCCCCAGCGTTACTTCCTTGGAATCGCCATTGTATCGATGCTCGTGTTCGTTTGGACCATTTCGAACTTGCCGCAGGCTTTGCTCCGTTCGATGTTGAAACTCGTGTTCAACCGCTACAAAATCCGCGTTTTGGGCGTGCAGAACATTCCGAACGAAGGTCCGGTGCTCTTGGTGGGTAACCATCATAGCTTTGTTGACTGGGCTATGTTGCAAATGGCTTCTCCGCGAGCCCTTTGCATTGCAAGCAACAAGGACCACTTCGAAAAATGGTATTTGCGTGCAGTGTTGAAGCGCTTGGGCATGATCCGTATTGACAATAACAACCCCAAAGAGGCTATGGACAAAATCCATGAAGCACTCTTGGCGGGCAAGGCTGTGGTGATTTTCCCGACGGGCGAGGTATCCAAGTCCCCGCATGTGGAACCGTTCACTATTGACTATTCATCGGCTGTGGACGATACCCATGCCATGATTATTCCGTTCTATATTCAGGGTCTGTGGGGTACGAACTATAGCTACAGCGGCTCTGACATGTATGGAGCCTCTGCAGACCGTGCGGTAACAGTTGCTTTTGGTAAGGCTATTCCGGCCAATACTCCTCCTAACGAAGTTCGTGCCATTATCCGTAGAATTTCGATTGATGCTTGGAAGTACGCCGTCAAGTTCGTCCGTCCGATTGCGGCCTCCTGGATTCGTACCTGCAAACGCTACGTGAAGCATGGTCCGGCTATTTATAATACTGATGGCGGCCACTTCTCGGGTTACAAGCTCATGGGTGCCGTGATGGCATTCCGCGGGCTTTTGAAGAAAAAACTGGGCAAGGACGAACAGAATATCGGTATTATGCTCCCGCCGAGCCCCGCTGGCGTGATTGTGAACCTGGTGCTCTGGGTCATGGGCAAGACCAACGTGAACCTGAACTATACCTCGTCTGTCGATAACGTCAAGTTCTGCTGCGAACGTGCCGATGTGAAAACGGTGATTTCGAGCAAGCAGTTTGTTCAGAAATTGAAGGGTCGCGGTAATGATTATTCTCAAATTGCCTCGGACAAGGTGCGCATTCTTTATGCCGAAGACCTGATGAAGGAAATCCCGAAGGCAAAGATTGCCGCCCTGTTGGTGCTTTGCATTCTGTTCCCGGCTTGGTTGATTACCTTCTTGTTCTGCAAGCGTGCAAGCATTGACGATACGGCTGTAATCGTGTTCAGTTCCGGTTCCGAAGGTACGCCGAAGGGTGTGCTCCTTTCTCACCGCAACTTGATGGGTAACATCCAGCAGCTCGCCTGTATCTTGAATGTGAGCCGCGGCGACGTGATGCTTTCGGAACTCCCGCTGTTCCATAGCTTTGGCCTGACGGTGACAACGCTCTTGAACCTGACCGAAGGTTGCCCGATTGTGGCTGTGGCCGATCCGACCGACGTGAAGACCATGGCCCGCGTTTGTTCGGAATTCCATGTGACCTGTATGGTGGCTACCCCGACCTTCTTGCGCGCCTTTACGGTGAGCCGTTACGTGCACCCGTTGGTGTTTAAGTATGTGCGTGTGATTATTGCCGGTGCCGAAGCCTTGCGCCCGGAACTTGCTACTGCTTTCCGCCTTAAGTTTGGTAAGGAAATCTATGAAGGTTACGGTTGTACTGAAACCGCCCCGGTGGCCTCGGTGAATACCGAAAACACCTTGCATAACGACTACATGACGCTCCAGGTGAACAACAAGCCTGGTACCGTGGGCCCGGCTCTTCCGGGTACGCAGTTCCTGATTGTGGACCCCGAAACGAACATTCCGTTGCCGACAGGCGAGGCGGGCATGATTTTGATCGGTGGCTGCCAGGTGATGCAGGGCTACTTGAAGGACCAGGAACGTACCGACAGCGTGATCGTGAAAATCGACGGCATTCGTTACTACCGTACCGGCGACAAGGGCTACCTCGACGAAGACGGATTCTTGACAATTGTAGACCGCTATAGCCGTTTTGCAAAACTCGGCGGCGAAATGATCAGCCTCGGTGCCGTTGAAAAGAAGATTCAGGATACGCCTGTCTTGGAAGGTTGCGATTACCTGATTACGACCATTCCGGACTCTGCGAAGGGCGAAAAGATTGTGCTCCTGTACCAGGGCGAAAAAGACCCGAAGGATGTGCTTTCGGAACTGCGTGCAAGCGGATTCCCGCCGATCATGCTCCCGGCGCTCGCATTCAAGGTCGAAAAGGTGCCGAAGCTCGGTACCGGCAAGGCCGACTTTACCACCGCGAAAAAGCTGGCCAAGGAACTCGCTGGTGTAAAATAA
- a CDS encoding type II toxin-antitoxin system RelB/DinJ family antitoxin, translating to MSQTTFSIRMDDGLKKDFDKLCEEFGMSMTTAINVFARAVVREKRIPFEVASTKASAYAADRRAFYNANPVASRMSMVMRQLSAEAERAGAADMTLDEINAEIDAARSGR from the coding sequence ATGTCACAAACTACCTTTAGCATCAGAATGGATGACGGCCTGAAAAAAGACTTTGACAAACTTTGCGAAGAGTTTGGCATGTCGATGACCACGGCGATAAATGTCTTTGCTCGTGCCGTTGTGCGCGAGAAGAGGATTCCCTTCGAGGTTGCGTCCACAAAGGCTTCCGCCTATGCCGCCGACAGACGCGCTTTCTACAATGCAAATCCAGTTGCGAGCCGCATGTCGATGGTGATGCGCCAGCTTTCTGCCGAGGCCGAAAGAGCTGGGGCCGCCGATATGACTCTAGACGAAATCAATGCCGAAATTGATGCAGCTAGGAGCGGTCGATGA
- a CDS encoding putative toxin-antitoxin system toxin component, PIN family: MKYYAVIDTNVIVSALLKWNSVPGVVLQAVFNGFVVPVYNDEILNEYRNVLNRPKFGFSSELISETVSQIESLGVMENALETVAEAMPDPKDIVFYSIALSHGKTAETHLVTGNVKHFPANPIVVTPRQMLDILCM; encoded by the coding sequence ATGAAGTATTATGCGGTCATTGACACGAATGTCATTGTTTCCGCTTTGCTGAAATGGAACTCTGTTCCTGGAGTTGTATTGCAGGCAGTTTTTAATGGATTTGTTGTTCCTGTATACAATGATGAAATTCTGAATGAGTATCGCAATGTTTTGAATAGGCCGAAATTCGGTTTTTCTTCAGAGTTGATTTCAGAAACCGTATCCCAGATAGAATCCTTGGGTGTTATGGAAAATGCTTTGGAAACTGTTGCAGAAGCCATGCCCGATCCAAAGGACATTGTCTTTTATTCCATTGCGCTTTCTCATGGTAAAACAGCCGAAACGCATCTTGTAACGGGGAATGTCAAGCATTTCCCTGCAAATCCGATTGTAGTCACCCCGCGACAGATGTTGGATATTCTGTGCATGTAG
- the grpE gene encoding nucleotide exchange factor GrpE — protein sequence MAEDLNQQEPTAEEKAKFEQDVLKAAEDAMKMEAEANKADASDAQAEAAEQPAEAAEKPAEPAEAAPSAEEVLKQQLADATDRNLRLMAEFDNYRRRTAKEQLELIETANGKLLEKLSEVQDNFERAFASENKAQDLEAFEKGMQMIYNQFAKILTDAGLEQIDPTGAEFDPNMHEALMQQPSETVPEGHVVTVFQKGYKLKNKILKTAKVIVSSGK from the coding sequence ATGGCAGAAGATTTGAATCAGCAGGAACCGACCGCCGAAGAAAAGGCAAAATTCGAACAGGACGTGCTCAAGGCCGCCGAAGACGCGATGAAGATGGAAGCCGAGGCCAACAAGGCCGACGCATCTGACGCCCAGGCTGAAGCCGCCGAGCAACCCGCTGAAGCTGCAGAAAAACCGGCAGAACCTGCCGAAGCCGCTCCCTCTGCTGAAGAAGTTCTGAAGCAGCAGCTGGCCGATGCTACTGACCGTAACCTACGCCTGATGGCCGAATTCGACAACTACCGCCGCCGTACCGCCAAGGAACAGCTCGAACTCATCGAAACGGCAAACGGCAAGCTCCTGGAAAAGCTCTCCGAAGTGCAAGACAACTTCGAACGCGCCTTCGCCAGCGAAAACAAGGCCCAGGATTTGGAAGCCTTCGAAAAAGGCATGCAGATGATTTACAACCAGTTCGCGAAGATTTTGACCGACGCGGGCCTCGAGCAAATCGACCCGACAGGCGCGGAATTCGACCCGAACATGCACGAAGCCCTGATGCAGCAGCCCAGCGAGACCGTGCCCGAAGGCCACGTGGTCACCGTGTTCCAGAAGGGCTACAAACTCAAGAACAAGATCTTGAAGACCGCGAAGGTGATTGTCTCGTCCGGCAAGTAA
- a CDS encoding DUF6055 domain-containing protein translates to MKINHGINFAMAVFCAGAVSANAAIEWVNQCTSNGFTLIAESDHFEVCKKPTTDDGQANNVSIPNADAQGVLTSLEKVYSFYIDSLGWMLPFPKSPDKKLKSNIYVFDNSVMAALYGGQDYVKGLNNEFGPGMWIGVGSLKDYWGTSHEFAHGLQGVAGWMGNNSHSGWFAESHANWMAHQYNPNDAHCSEYLINYPYLYYGSTRDRYCNWQFLEHLKEEFGGGHKGAHEVNRIWMESIRDGEDGRMEQTPFSAMMMVYGWTLDSLNQQFGKFAMKNATLEYAPAKKALYKKSYGDYEFKTRRDASWGDNYRRHTRVTMLNKMEDGHYISPSYWAPQRWGYNLVRIYPDSAGKVTVKFRGIVQDNPAVNGYTCFGDNTDYYKGKTYKWCNYAPDKLPDPASGWTVGLVAEGADGTPRYSEMKHGTGFNLEIETKASDKALWLAVTATPTEMQTILWDQFYYSIYRYPYMVEVVNGAPEGYNKDFWKPANASGYTKHSNGGGLVSSKAKVDASVYVGPNAVVNGGTVSGNARIEDFAVVDGGTISGNAVVRGRALVTAGTVDDDAVLEEDAWLVSGSITGKAKVGALSIIAGSTTVTDNAQVYGVMWAVTDKKLSGTAQLRGDLENNFTKEISKGVFYGMVDDGMLNNASYGANLTTPPTDATASIENAKWYSIPEDSTGSTTIVPKIVRHKNLMVLAKSGLLQVFDINGKMLGIVKYDGNIHEAMHRAGFKKGAYLVRNKDSQGMIRVNMR, encoded by the coding sequence ATGAAAATCAATCATGGTATAAATTTTGCCATGGCGGTATTTTGCGCAGGTGCCGTAAGCGCGAACGCCGCCATTGAATGGGTAAACCAGTGCACCAGTAACGGCTTTACGCTGATTGCCGAATCGGATCATTTTGAGGTCTGCAAGAAGCCTACGACTGACGATGGCCAAGCGAACAACGTCTCGATTCCGAATGCGGATGCGCAGGGCGTGCTCACGTCGCTCGAAAAAGTTTATTCTTTCTATATCGATTCGCTCGGCTGGATGCTTCCGTTCCCGAAAAGCCCCGATAAAAAACTCAAGAGCAACATTTATGTGTTCGACAATTCCGTGATGGCGGCGCTCTACGGCGGGCAGGACTACGTGAAAGGCTTGAACAATGAATTCGGCCCCGGAATGTGGATTGGCGTGGGCTCGCTGAAGGACTACTGGGGCACGTCGCATGAATTTGCGCACGGTCTGCAGGGAGTCGCCGGCTGGATGGGCAACAACAGCCATTCGGGCTGGTTTGCCGAAAGCCATGCGAACTGGATGGCGCACCAGTACAATCCGAATGACGCCCATTGCTCGGAATACCTGATTAATTATCCGTACCTGTATTACGGTTCTACGCGTGACCGCTACTGCAACTGGCAGTTCCTGGAACACCTCAAGGAAGAATTCGGCGGCGGTCACAAGGGTGCCCACGAGGTGAACCGTATTTGGATGGAATCGATCCGCGATGGCGAAGACGGCCGCATGGAGCAGACGCCGTTTAGTGCGATGATGATGGTTTACGGTTGGACGCTCGATAGCTTGAACCAGCAGTTCGGCAAGTTCGCGATGAAGAACGCGACGCTCGAGTATGCACCCGCAAAGAAGGCTTTGTATAAAAAATCCTATGGCGACTATGAATTCAAGACGCGTCGTGACGCCAGTTGGGGCGACAATTACCGCAGGCACACGCGCGTGACCATGTTGAACAAGATGGAGGACGGTCACTATATTTCGCCGAGCTACTGGGCGCCGCAGCGCTGGGGGTACAACCTGGTGCGCATCTATCCGGATTCCGCCGGAAAGGTCACCGTCAAGTTCCGCGGAATCGTGCAGGACAATCCGGCCGTGAACGGCTACACTTGCTTTGGCGACAACACCGACTACTACAAGGGAAAGACTTACAAGTGGTGCAACTACGCGCCCGACAAACTGCCGGACCCGGCCTCGGGCTGGACGGTCGGGCTAGTCGCGGAGGGCGCGGACGGAACGCCCCGCTACAGCGAGATGAAGCATGGAACCGGATTCAATCTTGAAATCGAGACGAAGGCAAGCGACAAGGCATTGTGGCTTGCCGTGACGGCGACTCCGACTGAAATGCAGACGATTTTGTGGGACCAGTTCTACTACAGCATCTATCGCTATCCGTACATGGTCGAAGTCGTAAACGGTGCTCCCGAAGGCTACAATAAGGACTTCTGGAAACCCGCAAATGCAAGCGGATATACGAAACACAGCAACGGGGGAGGGCTCGTGAGCTCCAAGGCGAAAGTAGACGCCTCCGTGTATGTGGGCCCCAATGCAGTCGTGAATGGCGGCACCGTTTCTGGAAACGCCCGCATCGAAGACTTCGCGGTCGTAGACGGCGGCACCATCAGCGGAAATGCCGTTGTCCGCGGACGCGCGCTCGTGACTGCGGGAACCGTCGACGACGATGCCGTGCTCGAAGAAGACGCCTGGCTCGTTAGCGGAAGCATTACCGGCAAGGCGAAGGTCGGCGCGCTCTCAATTATTGCGGGCAGCACCACCGTGACTGACAACGCTCAGGTTTATGGCGTCATGTGGGCCGTTACCGACAAAAAGCTCTCCGGCACGGCACAGCTCCGCGGCGACCTCGAAAACAACTTTACCAAGGAAATTTCGAAGGGTGTGTTCTACGGCATGGTCGATGACGGCATGCTCAATAATGCAAGCTACGGCGCGAACCTCACGACTCCGCCGACCGATGCAACCGCAAGCATCGAAAATGCCAAATGGTACAGCATTCCTGAGGATTCCACCGGCTCTACGACTATCGTTCCGAAGATTGTCCGCCACAAAAACTTGATGGTATTGGCCAAATCAGGCTTGTTGCAAGTCTTTGACATCAACGGAAAGATGCTTGGAATCGTCAAATACGATGGCAATATACACGAAGCAATGCATAGAGCCGGCTTCAAAAAAGGCGCGTATCTAGTCCGGAACAAGGACAGCCAGGGCATGATTCGCGTAAATATGCGATAA
- a CDS encoding family 43 glycosylhydrolase — protein MKNILSVTSVLALAGMAFAQQPIITTNYTCDPAPYVHGDTVYLYTTHDEDNAEGFVMYDWLLHTSTDMVNWTSHGAVASLNDIQWSTKTNGAWAEQVVFRNGKWYMYVPIHGNGISVLVADSPYGPFKEPLNKALVWQRQHWNDIDPTVWVDDDGQAYLYWGNPDLYMIKLNEDMISTSGNIVTYPKIKDYQEGPWLYKHDKHYYMAFASTCCAEGIGYAMSDSPTGPWTYKGDIMPHSSRSNGNHPGIVDYKGKSYVFGHHYQLWHQKSDKMGLKFQHKERRSVGVAEMKYNADGTIQKIEWWPDNGVAQLEDFDPYKRVEAETMSWGEDVRVRKSGTAGNTVITNLSEGKYTKISGVEFGDAGAESFSASVLSVKKASSITVRLDKVDGEIVGKAEFSADGLVTVPLTGAVGKHDVFFVFAGDFEADYWEFEDSKTSIPQGPFCKAKLNDPEAKCNLPVVGAKVEGTANFIDFENYDVGGAGKAYYDMDTKNQGGEYREDRVDIVKNGDGFAVGYTQKGEWLEYTVNVQAGGKLPFELSYASGMDNTGVRLFMDDEPITDTLALAGTGDFDTYGTFKGTTTKELTTGEHVLKVMVTSDYVNLDWIAFGESEGSAEDIRNGTTGIVPKIAAGAFAKVAGSYKVFDLMGSELGNIRLNAGATLTDLKAGLKTAGFGSGVYVVRNPAGKTLKLQVGE, from the coding sequence ATGAAAAATATTTTATCCGTTACTTCTGTATTGGCTTTGGCTGGAATGGCCTTTGCCCAGCAACCAATCATTACAACCAACTACACGTGTGACCCGGCGCCCTATGTCCATGGGGATACGGTTTACCTGTACACGACCCACGACGAGGACAATGCCGAAGGGTTCGTCATGTACGACTGGCTGTTACACACGTCTACAGACATGGTCAACTGGACTAGCCACGGGGCTGTGGCCTCCCTGAACGATATCCAGTGGAGTACTAAGACCAATGGCGCTTGGGCCGAGCAGGTTGTGTTTCGCAATGGCAAATGGTACATGTACGTCCCCATTCACGGCAACGGCATTTCCGTCTTGGTGGCAGATAGTCCCTACGGCCCCTTCAAGGAACCTCTGAACAAGGCCTTGGTTTGGCAGCGGCAACATTGGAACGACATCGACCCCACCGTATGGGTGGATGATGACGGCCAGGCCTATTTGTACTGGGGAAATCCCGACCTCTATATGATCAAGCTTAACGAAGACATGATCAGTACTTCCGGCAATATTGTTACCTACCCCAAGATCAAGGATTACCAGGAAGGCCCTTGGCTCTACAAGCACGATAAACATTACTATATGGCTTTTGCTTCCACCTGCTGTGCCGAAGGCATCGGTTACGCCATGAGCGACTCCCCCACGGGCCCCTGGACCTACAAGGGCGACATTATGCCTCATTCCTCCCGCAGTAATGGAAACCACCCGGGAATTGTGGATTACAAGGGGAAATCATACGTTTTTGGCCATCATTACCAGCTTTGGCACCAGAAATCCGATAAAATGGGCCTTAAGTTCCAGCACAAGGAACGCCGTTCTGTTGGCGTTGCCGAGATGAAGTATAATGCCGACGGAACCATCCAGAAGATTGAGTGGTGGCCGGATAATGGTGTGGCCCAGCTGGAAGATTTTGACCCGTACAAGCGCGTGGAAGCGGAAACCATGTCGTGGGGCGAAGACGTGAGGGTCCGTAAGAGCGGTACCGCCGGCAATACGGTCATCACCAATCTCTCCGAAGGAAAATACACCAAGATTAGCGGCGTGGAATTCGGCGACGCGGGCGCGGAAAGCTTCTCGGCGTCGGTGCTGAGCGTCAAGAAGGCGTCGAGCATCACCGTCCGCCTGGATAAGGTGGATGGCGAAATCGTCGGCAAGGCGGAATTTAGCGCTGACGGCCTGGTGACGGTGCCGCTGACCGGTGCGGTCGGCAAGCACGACGTGTTCTTCGTGTTCGCGGGCGATTTCGAGGCGGACTACTGGGAATTCGAGGACAGCAAGACTTCCATTCCGCAGGGGCCGTTCTGCAAGGCGAAACTCAACGACCCCGAGGCAAAATGCAATTTGCCGGTTGTGGGCGCGAAGGTCGAGGGCACGGCCAACTTCATCGACTTCGAGAACTACGACGTGGGCGGTGCCGGCAAGGCCTACTACGACATGGATACCAAGAACCAAGGAGGCGAATACCGTGAAGACCGCGTGGACATCGTGAAAAACGGCGACGGATTTGCCGTGGGCTACACGCAGAAGGGCGAATGGCTTGAATACACCGTGAACGTGCAGGCCGGCGGCAAGCTCCCCTTCGAACTCAGCTACGCCAGCGGCATGGACAACACCGGCGTGCGCCTGTTCATGGACGACGAGCCGATTACCGACACGCTCGCACTCGCGGGCACCGGAGATTTCGACACCTACGGCACCTTCAAGGGCACGACCACCAAGGAACTCACCACGGGCGAGCACGTGCTCAAGGTGATGGTGACAAGCGACTACGTGAACCTCGACTGGATTGCCTTTGGTGAAAGCGAAGGCAGCGCCGAGGACATCAGGAACGGGACCACGGGCATCGTGCCGAAAATCGCCGCGGGTGCATTCGCGAAAGTCGCGGGCAGCTACAAGGTATTCGACCTGATGGGCTCCGAGCTCGGGAACATCCGCCTGAACGCCGGTGCAACGCTGACAGACCTCAAGGCCGGACTCAAGACCGCTGGCTTCGGGAGCGGCGTCTACGTCGTCCGCAACCCCGCCGGAAAGACCCTGAAATTGCAAGTCGGGGAATAA